The following are encoded together in the Pygocentrus nattereri isolate fPygNat1 chromosome 3, fPygNat1.pri, whole genome shotgun sequence genome:
- the smg9 gene encoding protein SMG9, whose translation MSESGHSQPGMYGQGRRRRRRRDREPGPPGQNLSGPSRDRDFGPRERRDGSEDPPGPLLQKTPIILAKPPGERSKQSAPVSGTSLEKPIMLMKPREEGGKSAAASDTASPASGPGVAKLEREGQRPTQPVYQIQNRGMGSAASAGAVDPVIGQTKLLPPEKMKHSIKLVDEQMNWCDSAMEYLRDQTDMLVVGVIGLQGTGKSTIMSLLSANTPEEDQRAYVFRAQTQEIKERGGNQSSGIDFYITQERVIFLDTQPILSPSILDHLINNDRKLPPEYNLPHTYIEMQSLQIAAFLFTVCHVVIVVQDWFTDINLYRFLQTAEMLKPSTPSASHDSTGSSGQDDGSEYYPHLIFLQNKARREEFCPRNLKNMHMVVDKLMAHSHLKYKGTLSMLDCNIFPGLERDYLGTEVNLFLLPVLENDGDEALTRAGSGSMPLFSLLPGYRGHPSFSSLVSKLRSQVLAMSRNQLSHTILTEKNWFHYAARIWDGVKKSSALSEYSRLLS comes from the exons ATGTCAGAGTCTGGTCACAGCCAGCCCGGAATGTACGGACAGGGCCGGAGGAGAAGGCGCCGGAGGGACAGAGAGCCCGGGCCGCCAGGCCAAAACCTATCGGGCCCGAGTCGCGACAGAGACTTTGGGCCTCGGGAGCGGCGG GATGGGAGCGAAGATCCTCCTGGTCCACTCCTTCAGAAGACCCCTATAATTCTAGCCAAGCCTCCTGGAGAGAGG TCAAAGCAGAGTGCTCCGGTTAGTGGAACTTCATTAGAGAAGCCCATCATGCTCATGAAACCCAGAGAGGAAGGGGGAAAGTCTGCTGCCGCCTCTGATACTGCCTCGCCAGCTTCTGGCCCTGGAGTTGCAAAGCTGGAGAGGGAAGGCCAGCGTCCAACGCAGCCGGTCTATCAAATCCAGAACCGTGGCATGGGCTCGGCTGCATCTGCTGGGGCTGTTGACC CTGTGATTGGCCAGACTAAGCTTCTGCCCCCTGAGAAGATGAAGCACAGTATTAAACTGGTGGATGAACAAATGAACTGGTGCGACAGTGCTATGGAG TATCTGCGTGACCAAACAGACATGCTGGTTGTAGGAGTCATTGGACTGCAAGGGACTGGAAAGTCCACAATTATGTCCCTTCTCTCAGCTAATACACCTGAAGAGGACCAAAG GGCGTATGTGTTCAGGGCGCAGACTCAGGAGATcaaggagagaggagggaacCAGAGTAGTGGCATTGACTTCTACATCACACAGGAGAGAGTCATCTTCCTGGACACACAG CCCATTCTGAGCCCCTCTATCTTGGATCATCTCATCAATAATGACCGAAAGCTGCCTCCTGAGTATAACcttccacacacatacatagagaTGCAG tCTCTGCAGATAGCTGCCTTTCTCTTCACTGTGTGTCATGTTGTAATCGTGGTTCAAGACTGGTTCACAGACATCAACCTTTACAG GTTTCTTCAAACTGCTGAGATGCTGAAGCCCTCAACTCCGTCTGCCAGTCACGACAGCACTGGATCCTCAGGGCAAGATGACGGATCTGAGTACTATCCTCACCTCA tttttttgcAGAACAAAGCAAGAAGGGAGGAATTCTGTCCTCGAAACCTGAAGAATATGCACATGGTTGTGGACAAGCTGATGGCCCATTCACACCTAAAGTATAAAG GTACGTTGTCAATGCTGGACTGTAATATCTTCCCTGGACTGGAACGAGACTATCTCGGAACTGAAGTTAACCTCTTCCTTTTACCGGTGCTGGAGAACGACGGAGACGAAGCCTTGACGAGGGCCG GGTCTGGGTCTatgcctcttttctctctgttgccAGGCTACAGGGGTCACCCCAGCTTCTCTTCACTGGTGTCCAAACTCCGCAGCCAAGTCTTAGCCATGTCTCGCAATCAGCTCTCGCACACCATCCTCACAGAGAAAAACTG GTTCCACTATGCTGCCAGAATTTGGGATGGTGTTAAGAAGTCTTCAGCCCTGTCTGAGTATAGCCGATTGCTGTCATAA